A region from the Chitinophaga sp. Cy-1792 genome encodes:
- a CDS encoding GDSL-type esterase/lipase family protein, producing MKKLLLVFLAVAGLSKVTTAQEAKPRFWDDVQTIKAYDKIYAPPADPILFIGSSSIRKWGNVQQIFAPQTAMNRGIGGAIVNDITFYLNDIVFPYHPKEIVLYVGENDVPDAANTADTIFNRTKVLVNAIREKLPTVPLVYISMKPSPSRVKWIEKTKAANALIRNWIEKQPHCTYVDIFPAMLDAKGNTRPELFIGDLLHMNDKGYAIWNAAVKPYIVK from the coding sequence ATGAAGAAACTATTATTAGTGTTCCTGGCAGTAGCGGGATTATCGAAAGTAACCACTGCCCAGGAAGCCAAACCACGATTCTGGGACGATGTACAAACGATCAAAGCCTATGACAAAATTTATGCACCACCGGCAGATCCCATTCTTTTCATAGGTAGTTCCTCTATTCGTAAATGGGGAAATGTACAGCAGATCTTTGCACCGCAAACCGCCATGAACAGAGGTATTGGCGGAGCGATCGTCAATGATATTACCTTTTATCTGAATGATATCGTATTTCCATATCACCCTAAAGAAATTGTGTTGTATGTGGGGGAAAATGATGTTCCGGATGCAGCCAATACGGCAGATACTATCTTTAACCGTACAAAAGTGCTGGTAAATGCGATCAGGGAAAAATTGCCAACGGTTCCGCTGGTGTATATTTCCATGAAACCGAGCCCATCCCGTGTGAAGTGGATTGAAAAAACAAAGGCTGCCAATGCGCTGATCCGCAACTGGATTGAAAAGCAGCCGCATTGCACCTACGTGGATATTTTCCCTGCCATGCTGGATGCCAAAGGCAATACCAGGCCTGAACTCTTCATCGGCGACCTGCTCCACATGAACGATAAAGGCTATGCTATCTGGAATGCAGCGGTAAAACCATATATCGTAAAATAG
- a CDS encoding PQQ-binding-like beta-propeller repeat protein, translated as MKRSILFLFLCLSVVISKAQYRQFGDVSWTFSIPGQFFTTPAVFKNSVIIGGMDGKLYSLDKNNGKKQWQFQAGAGIGTHLLADDKQVYFGSYDGHYYAVDAGTGKQRWSFATKGEKHIGGKGYWTMQPLSQEMEDQYDLYLSSPATDGKLVFFGSSDSSIYAVDKTNGKLVWQHKTAGPVHAGLTYYNGQVFAGSWDRNIYALNSQTGKVNWSFASKVDTIYHGVLQGIQATPLVYNNTLYIGTRDANLYALDVSDGKLKWSYRESDAWIVGPAVQANNRIYVGTSDSYQMLCINAADGKEIFKHKSGGYVFGAPALSKDILCYGDFTGRLFLLNNITGKVLDQFDTKGRKANAASVLDSSGNISFMHIANGQDPSFYSTAKYVMKELYKLESFTAAPVVADDKVFVAGGGSLYAIGLKK; from the coding sequence ATGAAAAGAAGCATACTATTTCTCTTCCTATGCCTGTCTGTAGTCATTAGCAAGGCCCAGTACCGTCAGTTCGGGGATGTCAGCTGGACATTCAGCATTCCCGGTCAGTTCTTCACCACACCTGCCGTTTTTAAAAACAGCGTGATCATCGGCGGCATGGACGGCAAACTATATTCACTGGATAAAAATAACGGCAAAAAGCAATGGCAGTTCCAGGCAGGGGCCGGCATCGGCACACACCTGCTGGCAGATGATAAACAGGTATATTTTGGCAGCTACGACGGGCATTATTATGCGGTAGATGCCGGCACCGGCAAACAGCGCTGGTCTTTTGCTACCAAAGGCGAAAAACATATAGGCGGTAAAGGCTACTGGACCATGCAGCCGCTATCACAGGAAATGGAAGACCAGTACGACCTATACCTCTCCTCTCCTGCCACTGATGGCAAACTGGTATTTTTCGGCAGCAGCGACAGCAGTATCTATGCGGTAGACAAAACCAATGGTAAACTGGTATGGCAGCACAAAACAGCAGGCCCGGTACATGCAGGCCTGACCTATTATAACGGCCAGGTGTTCGCAGGCAGCTGGGACAGGAATATTTACGCGCTTAACAGTCAGACAGGGAAAGTAAACTGGTCTTTCGCCAGCAAAGTTGACACCATTTACCATGGCGTATTACAAGGTATTCAGGCCACCCCACTGGTATACAACAATACCCTTTACATAGGCACCCGTGATGCAAATCTATACGCACTCGATGTATCCGATGGTAAGCTGAAATGGTCGTACAGGGAAAGCGATGCCTGGATTGTAGGCCCTGCTGTTCAGGCGAATAACCGCATCTATGTAGGAACTTCCGACAGCTACCAGATGCTCTGCATCAACGCAGCTGATGGCAAGGAAATATTTAAGCATAAAAGTGGCGGCTATGTATTCGGCGCGCCCGCGCTCAGCAAGGATATCCTTTGCTATGGCGATTTCACCGGCAGGTTATTTCTGCTAAACAATATAACCGGCAAAGTACTCGACCAGTTTGACACCAAAGGCCGTAAAGCTAATGCCGCCAGCGTATTAGACAGCAGCGGCAATATCAGCTTTATGCATATTGCCAATGGACAGGACCCTTCGTTTTATAGTACCGCCAAATACGTGATGAAGGAGTTATATAAACTGGAAAGTTTTACTGCTGCACCTGTAGTAGCAGACGACAAGGTGTTTGTGGCCGGCGGCGGGAGTTTATATGCGATCGGACTCAAAAAATAG
- a CDS encoding LysR family transcriptional regulator has protein sequence MLLNFEWFRTFKTIYETGSLTATAQTLYISQPGVSLHLNSLEAYVGHKLFDRTARKMVPTERAKVLYNYILEAVNKLEQAEEHFHKSAASGQSTISVGMCLETFQFTLEQYISSLPFNINIKFGEYPDMQQDLDHGLLDLIITPQKGNQANLEYKAFSKEKIVLVAGGDQDITEFTQLIYAKKINEAEQWLKDKIWYTTAADMENMRKFWHFNFNRHPDFRPNYIVPNKCSIVRCMNDNKGFAIIPDFLCRQELHSGKLKLAWEGDKVMENTLYFGRRKKTMYSKEIGMIEALFEEQASLFSNEEVAIEVI, from the coding sequence ATGTTGTTGAATTTTGAATGGTTTCGTACTTTCAAAACCATATATGAGACGGGTTCACTGACGGCAACAGCCCAAACCCTGTATATATCGCAGCCAGGAGTAAGCCTGCACCTCAACTCACTGGAAGCCTACGTCGGCCATAAGCTGTTCGACCGCACCGCCCGCAAAATGGTGCCCACAGAGCGCGCTAAAGTCCTTTATAACTACATTCTTGAAGCCGTAAATAAACTGGAACAGGCAGAAGAGCATTTCCACAAAAGTGCCGCCTCCGGCCAGTCCACCATCAGCGTAGGAATGTGCCTGGAAACATTCCAGTTTACGCTGGAACAATACATTTCCTCCCTGCCTTTTAATATCAATATCAAATTCGGTGAATACCCGGATATGCAGCAAGACCTCGACCATGGCCTGCTGGACCTGATCATTACGCCCCAGAAAGGCAACCAGGCCAACCTGGAATACAAGGCTTTTTCAAAAGAGAAGATCGTGTTGGTGGCAGGAGGTGATCAGGATATCACGGAATTTACACAGCTCATCTATGCTAAAAAAATCAATGAAGCAGAACAATGGCTGAAAGATAAAATCTGGTATACCACCGCAGCGGATATGGAAAATATGCGCAAGTTCTGGCACTTCAATTTCAATCGCCACCCGGATTTTCGGCCTAATTATATTGTGCCCAATAAATGCAGTATAGTAAGATGTATGAATGATAACAAAGGTTTTGCGATTATTCCGGATTTCCTTTGTCGCCAGGAGCTCCACTCCGGCAAACTGAAACTTGCCTGGGAAGGAGATAAAGTGATGGAGAATACCCTATACTTCGGGCGACGTAAGAAAACCATGTACAGCAAGGAAATTGGCATGATCGAAGCATTGTTCGAAGAACAGGCTTCTCTCTTCTCCAACGAAGAAGTTGCCATAGAGGTTATTTAG
- a CDS encoding cation-translocating P-type ATPase, whose amino-acid sequence MAERKNIPAHIKGLDDAAVLASRRENGTNEYATKEKNRLLALLSELLSEPMLLLLIAVTIIYFILGETSEAYFMLAAILVVSGISIYQEGRSNKALEALKKINQPLSQVVRKGKIISIPTADIVVGDVMVVEEGNTVNADGYVLHANDFSVNESALTGEAFTVSKTPEGDKDLYSGTLVASGLAFAKVEKVGAQTKIGELGTSILTIKDEPTLLQKQITHFVKVMAIIGLAVFLAVWGYNFYISGSLIDSLLKGLTLAMSILPEEIPVAFTTFMALGSRRLMQLGIIVKKVRTVEALGSATVICTDKTGTITENSMQLHDVYATSTGKLYEKDDWKDPAATEVITYSMWASEPVPFDPMEKTLHSVYGKVTTSDLRPKFNIVHEYPLGGTPPMMTHVFADSSGNRFIAAKGAPEAIITVCELQGEDRKKVVDQLNALTSQGYRVLGVARSGFNGNDYPEFQQSLPFTFLGLITFYDPPKANIKAVFDKFYAAGIVVKIITGDNSATTRAIAKQAGLRNADETIDGDVLMQLEEDQRRQKMESANIFTRMFPEAKLAAINALKAEGEIVAMTGDGVNDGPALKAAHIGIAMGQKGTEIAKQAAALILSNDDLSGMVDAVAMGRRIYNNIRRAVLYIVAIHIPIILTVSLPLFLGWLYPNIFTPMHVIFLEIVMGPTCSIVYENEPLEKNTMLQPPRPINETFLSWEEMGRCILQGLVITAGVLGVYQWAVHHGFDEIRTRSMVFTTLIIANIFLTMVNRSTYYSFITSMKNRNMLMLGVITATVLLTAIMLYVPAVANLFSITALSADQLLVCLVVGMICAVWYEGVKWYKRGRSKTNDSF is encoded by the coding sequence ATGGCTGAACGTAAGAATATCCCGGCGCATATCAAAGGACTGGATGATGCCGCTGTACTGGCTTCCCGTAGAGAGAACGGAACGAATGAATATGCCACAAAAGAGAAAAACAGGCTGCTGGCATTGTTGTCGGAATTACTTTCCGAGCCCATGCTGTTGTTGCTGATAGCTGTTACCATTATATATTTTATCCTGGGAGAAACCAGCGAAGCCTATTTCATGCTGGCAGCAATCCTGGTGGTTTCCGGTATTTCCATCTATCAGGAAGGCCGTAGCAATAAGGCTTTGGAGGCGCTGAAGAAAATCAATCAGCCACTGAGCCAGGTTGTCCGCAAAGGGAAAATTATCAGTATCCCCACCGCAGATATTGTAGTGGGAGATGTGATGGTAGTGGAAGAAGGCAATACCGTTAATGCCGATGGATATGTGTTACATGCCAATGATTTTTCTGTCAATGAATCGGCACTAACAGGAGAAGCATTCACCGTATCTAAAACGCCGGAAGGGGATAAGGACCTCTATAGCGGCACACTGGTGGCCTCCGGCCTCGCCTTCGCGAAAGTAGAAAAGGTGGGCGCTCAAACAAAAATAGGGGAGTTGGGTACCTCCATATTAACGATAAAAGATGAGCCTACCTTATTGCAAAAACAAATTACGCACTTTGTAAAAGTAATGGCGATCATCGGGCTGGCGGTATTTCTGGCGGTATGGGGATATAATTTCTATATCAGTGGAAGCCTGATAGATAGTTTGCTGAAAGGCCTCACCCTCGCCATGTCTATACTCCCGGAAGAAATCCCTGTTGCCTTCACCACCTTCATGGCATTGGGTTCCCGGCGGCTGATGCAGCTGGGGATCATCGTAAAGAAAGTACGCACTGTAGAGGCGCTGGGCAGTGCTACGGTTATATGTACCGATAAAACAGGCACCATCACAGAAAACAGTATGCAGCTGCATGATGTGTATGCCACATCCACGGGTAAACTATACGAAAAAGATGACTGGAAAGACCCTGCAGCAACGGAAGTGATTACTTATTCGATGTGGGCCAGTGAGCCCGTCCCGTTTGACCCGATGGAGAAAACGCTGCACAGTGTTTATGGAAAAGTAACCACCTCCGACCTCCGTCCTAAATTCAATATCGTACATGAGTACCCGTTAGGGGGCACGCCGCCCATGATGACGCACGTCTTCGCAGACAGTTCAGGCAATCGGTTTATTGCTGCCAAGGGCGCTCCTGAAGCCATTATTACCGTATGTGAGTTACAGGGAGAAGACAGGAAGAAGGTAGTTGACCAGTTGAATGCCCTCACCAGTCAGGGTTACAGGGTGCTGGGCGTAGCGCGTTCCGGTTTTAACGGCAACGACTATCCGGAGTTTCAGCAGAGTTTACCATTTACCTTCCTGGGACTGATTACTTTTTACGATCCTCCGAAAGCCAATATCAAAGCAGTATTTGATAAATTCTATGCCGCTGGTATCGTGGTGAAGATCATCACCGGCGATAACAGTGCCACCACCAGGGCCATTGCAAAGCAGGCCGGACTCCGCAATGCGGACGAAACAATAGATGGCGATGTATTGATGCAGCTGGAAGAAGACCAGCGCCGCCAGAAGATGGAGTCGGCCAATATCTTCACACGCATGTTCCCCGAGGCAAAGCTGGCAGCCATTAATGCCCTGAAAGCAGAAGGAGAGATCGTAGCCATGACCGGCGACGGTGTCAACGATGGCCCGGCGTTGAAAGCCGCCCATATTGGTATCGCCATGGGGCAGAAAGGTACCGAAATCGCCAAACAGGCGGCAGCGCTGATACTCAGCAATGATGACCTTTCCGGCATGGTAGATGCCGTTGCCATGGGCCGCCGTATCTACAATAATATCCGAAGGGCAGTATTGTATATTGTAGCTATTCATATACCGATTATCCTCACTGTGTCCCTGCCACTATTCCTGGGATGGTTATACCCGAATATATTCACGCCTATGCATGTCATTTTCCTCGAAATAGTGATGGGGCCTACCTGTTCCATCGTATACGAAAATGAACCGCTGGAGAAAAATACAATGTTGCAGCCACCGCGCCCCATCAATGAAACGTTTCTCAGCTGGGAGGAAATGGGCAGGTGTATTCTCCAGGGCCTCGTGATTACCGCCGGCGTACTGGGTGTTTACCAATGGGCTGTTCATCACGGATTTGACGAAATCCGCACCAGGAGTATGGTTTTCACGACGCTGATCATCGCCAACATCTTCCTGACAATGGTCAACAGGTCTACCTACTACTCCTTTATTACCAGCATGAAAAATAGAAATATGCTGATGTTGGGCGTCATCACCGCTACCGTTCTCTTAACTGCCATCATGCTATATGTGCCAGCTGTAGCCAACCTTTTCAGTATTACCGCCCTAAGCGCCGATCAGCTCCTGGTTTGCCTGGTAGTTGGAATGATCTGTGCCGTGTGGTATGAAGGCGTGAAATGGTATAAGAGAGGTAGAAGTAAAACAAATGATTCGTTTTGA
- the cfa gene encoding cyclopropane fatty acyl phospholipid synthase, which translates to MENSKNMITRLLASAGIAINGNDPWDITVNNDHFYPSVLKHGSMALGESYMAGWWDSPHPDQFITRILKSRLEDKIRASWQLKRDILISRIFNFQHPEQSFKNGRKHYDLGNDLFSHMLDPRMTYTCAFWDQAENLATAQENKLDLTCRKLHLQPGMRVLDIGCGWGSFAKFAAERYGVHVTGITISEEQAQLAAERCKGLSVDIKVMDYRSMQEKFDAIASLGMFEHVGYRNYPAYMKMARHCLKDDGLFLLHTIGGNRSHTMADPWLDKYIFPNANIPSIAQIGKSAEDFFVVEHWQNFSTDYDRTLMAWHQNFNNNWDHLSGAYDPVFKRMWDYYLMSCAGSFRARYSQLWQVVLSPHGVAGGYKIASRGTS; encoded by the coding sequence ATGGAAAACAGTAAAAATATGATTACCCGCCTGCTGGCCTCCGCAGGTATAGCTATTAACGGTAATGATCCCTGGGATATCACCGTCAATAATGATCATTTTTATCCCAGTGTATTGAAACATGGCTCCATGGCCCTGGGAGAATCGTATATGGCTGGCTGGTGGGATAGCCCCCATCCTGATCAGTTCATTACGCGCATCCTGAAATCGCGGCTGGAAGATAAAATCCGTGCCAGCTGGCAGCTCAAAAGGGATATCCTTATCTCCCGGATCTTTAATTTCCAGCACCCGGAGCAGTCCTTCAAAAACGGCCGTAAACATTACGACCTGGGCAACGACCTTTTCTCCCACATGCTGGACCCCCGCATGACCTACACCTGCGCCTTCTGGGACCAGGCAGAGAACCTGGCCACCGCTCAGGAAAACAAACTGGACCTCACCTGCAGAAAGCTTCACCTGCAACCCGGTATGCGCGTGCTCGACATCGGCTGTGGCTGGGGCAGCTTCGCCAAATTCGCTGCCGAACGCTATGGGGTACACGTTACAGGTATTACCATTTCAGAAGAACAGGCCCAGCTGGCAGCAGAACGTTGCAAAGGGCTGTCGGTAGATATCAAAGTCATGGACTACCGCAGCATGCAGGAAAAATTCGATGCCATCGCCTCACTGGGCATGTTCGAACATGTAGGCTACCGTAACTATCCCGCCTATATGAAAATGGCCAGGCATTGCCTCAAAGATGACGGCCTTTTCCTCCTCCATACCATCGGTGGCAACCGCTCACATACCATGGCAGATCCCTGGCTGGATAAATATATCTTCCCCAACGCCAATATCCCGTCTATTGCACAGATAGGGAAGTCGGCAGAAGACTTTTTTGTAGTAGAACACTGGCAGAACTTCAGCACCGACTACGACAGAACGCTGATGGCCTGGCACCAGAATTTCAATAATAACTGGGACCACCTCTCCGGAGCTTATGATCCTGTTTTTAAAAGAATGTGGGATTACTACCTGATGTCGTGTGCCGGCTCTTTCAGGGCACGGTATAGCCAGCTATGGCAGGTGGTACTGTCGCCACATGGTGTGGCCGGCGGTTATAAAATAGCATCACGGGGGACTTCCTGA
- a CDS encoding alpha/beta hydrolase, with protein MMKYIRIFVACLLLATAIHANAQTDTKPLTIGQSTVLFSKILNENRNINIYLPEGYNAADTTTYPVIYILDGGMEEDFFHIAGIVRFNTQPWVARFPKSIVVGIENVNRRRDFTFEVPNLDFLEKEGFQKSSFPQYGKSAAYMDFLEKELQPFVKQNFHARAYNTVIGESLAGLLSTEILLKRPYLFNDYIIISPSLWWGERKLLADAANLMQKNLKKPVRVYLGVPNKDEDLRMYNVAVSLHEIAAKQKNISIIFDYMPEELHSTAIHQGVYNGFKKLFPKTAFSK; from the coding sequence ATGATGAAGTACATCAGAATTTTCGTAGCATGTCTTTTACTGGCCACTGCCATCCATGCCAATGCCCAAACGGACACCAAACCTTTGACCATCGGACAATCAACAGTTTTATTCTCAAAAATCCTGAATGAAAACAGGAATATTAATATCTACTTACCGGAAGGTTACAATGCCGCAGATACCACCACCTATCCTGTTATCTATATCCTGGATGGAGGTATGGAAGAAGATTTTTTTCATATAGCCGGTATTGTTAGATTTAATACCCAGCCATGGGTAGCACGTTTTCCTAAATCTATCGTTGTTGGTATAGAGAACGTAAACAGAAGGCGTGACTTTACCTTCGAGGTTCCAAACCTGGATTTTCTTGAGAAGGAAGGTTTTCAGAAAAGCAGCTTCCCACAATATGGTAAGTCCGCCGCCTATATGGATTTCCTGGAAAAGGAATTGCAACCTTTTGTGAAGCAAAATTTTCATGCACGTGCGTATAATACGGTTATCGGCGAATCGCTGGCGGGGCTGCTGTCTACAGAAATTCTGCTGAAACGTCCTTACCTGTTTAATGACTACATCATTATAAGTCCGAGTCTGTGGTGGGGAGAAAGAAAATTACTGGCAGATGCAGCAAATCTGATGCAGAAAAATCTGAAAAAACCGGTACGTGTATACTTAGGTGTTCCTAACAAAGATGAAGACCTCCGCATGTATAACGTAGCAGTTTCTTTACATGAAATAGCCGCTAAACAAAAAAATATCAGTATCATTTTTGACTATATGCCGGAAGAGCTGCACTCCACAGCGATTCATCAGGGCGTGTACAATGGATTTAAGAAGTTATTTCCTAAAACGGCATTTTCGAAATAA
- a CDS encoding VOC family protein produces MKINRLDHLVLTVADIATTVKFYQEVLGMEPETFGAGRTALKFGNQKINLHQRGKEIDPKAAFPTPGSADLCFIADTPIDEVVALLKEKHITILEEKVPRTGALGPIVSVYFRDPDNNLVEVSNYL; encoded by the coding sequence ATGAAAATTAACCGGCTGGACCACCTGGTACTAACGGTAGCGGATATAGCCACCACCGTTAAGTTTTATCAGGAGGTATTAGGTATGGAGCCCGAAACCTTTGGCGCAGGCCGTACCGCACTTAAATTCGGTAACCAGAAAATAAACCTGCACCAGCGTGGCAAAGAAATAGATCCTAAAGCTGCTTTTCCTACACCCGGATCGGCGGATCTATGCTTCATTGCTGATACTCCCATTGATGAAGTGGTAGCGCTGCTGAAAGAAAAGCATATTACAATCCTGGAAGAAAAAGTTCCCCGCACCGGTGCGCTGGGGCCTATTGTCAGTGTATATTTCAGAGATCCTGATAATAACCTGGTAGAAGTAAGTAATTATCTCTAA
- a CDS encoding MFS transporter — MEQTIHIAGPASSNSTTNSKRLPAALWALTISAFAIGTTEFVAVGILPTIAASLKVSVATSGLLVSIYALGVAIGGPILTVLTGNMPRKPLLVSLMGLFILGHIASAIAPGFGLLLAARFISGFAHAVFFGVGATIAATLVAPDKKATAIAIMFAGLTIAIIVGVPLGTFIGQHFGWRATFVGVAILGVVGFAATALLLPNNLKNDQPLQLKDQLKVLKNGHILLVLAITALGYGGTFVVFTFLATLLEKTTGFSPAAVSLLLLIYGVAIAIGNIAGGKLSNTNPARVLIRMFILQALVLALFSITAHNPVSAVITLFFMGGLSFATVPGLQLYIVQLAGRYLPGTEGIASSLNISAFNLGIAIGAYVGGQVTDIPALGLNATPWVGALIVLAGGLLTVISYKNNKPLLA, encoded by the coding sequence ATGGAACAGACAATTCATATAGCAGGCCCGGCCAGCAGCAATAGCACCACTAACAGCAAGCGTCTTCCGGCTGCGTTGTGGGCATTAACGATCAGTGCATTTGCCATAGGCACCACAGAATTTGTGGCGGTGGGCATATTACCAACCATAGCAGCAAGTCTGAAAGTTAGCGTAGCCACCTCTGGCTTACTGGTGAGTATTTATGCATTGGGCGTTGCCATCGGCGGGCCGATCCTTACCGTTTTAACGGGAAATATGCCCAGGAAACCGCTATTGGTATCCTTGATGGGACTTTTCATCCTCGGCCATATAGCGTCCGCTATTGCGCCTGGTTTTGGACTATTACTGGCAGCAAGGTTTATTTCCGGATTTGCCCATGCCGTATTCTTTGGGGTTGGTGCCACCATTGCCGCTACGCTCGTAGCGCCAGACAAGAAAGCAACAGCCATCGCCATTATGTTTGCGGGGCTTACCATCGCCATCATAGTAGGGGTACCGCTGGGCACTTTCATCGGCCAGCACTTCGGATGGAGAGCTACCTTCGTGGGCGTTGCCATACTGGGCGTGGTTGGCTTTGCGGCAACAGCACTCCTGTTGCCCAACAACCTGAAAAATGACCAGCCTTTACAGCTGAAAGACCAGCTAAAGGTATTGAAGAACGGACATATACTGCTGGTACTCGCCATCACTGCACTGGGATACGGCGGCACCTTTGTGGTATTCACCTTCCTGGCAACATTACTGGAAAAAACCACCGGATTTAGTCCGGCCGCGGTAAGTTTATTACTGCTCATCTACGGTGTCGCGATTGCCATTGGTAATATCGCCGGCGGTAAACTGAGTAATACCAACCCTGCCAGAGTATTGATACGCATGTTCATTTTGCAGGCACTTGTTCTGGCATTGTTCAGCATCACCGCACATAACCCGGTCAGCGCCGTCATCACTTTGTTTTTCATGGGCGGCTTATCTTTTGCCACTGTACCCGGACTGCAGTTATATATCGTACAATTGGCAGGCAGATACCTTCCTGGCACGGAAGGCATTGCCTCTTCGCTGAACATATCCGCCTTTAACCTGGGCATCGCCATCGGCGCCTATGTTGGCGGACAGGTAACAGATATACCGGCACTTGGACTGAATGCCACTCCATGGGTAGGTGCCCTGATCGTGCTGGCAGGAGGACTGCTGACCGTCATCAGCTATAAAAACAACAAACCATTATTAGCGTAG
- a CDS encoding sensor histidine kinase KdpD, producing the protein MLKDLRQISSDYIHYCWNAIVNVGIYPGMPFIEVRRTKLLNLLAIPCIPFMLYFCILNFCQGRITLSAFNLTTSASAGMLLLMHKFRKYLWARTWVIMACAVIYAFTGFVYHNGAEYFLLNILIVTILVNDNTWYIVIVSILIILVFVGIVYFPQHLSWADPVPRQRVWLNVVVSLAFPIVGLTFFKRIQSDYQKEMEAQRQSLANMNKDKEKLFSIVAHDVRSPLATLEVLLDMFLKGEYPEKDMREAIEVLHEKVAQLGGSLDNVLRWSSRSMKGIQAFPANFPLEPLVVEVLYFFRLPVLQKKITVELQIPDELKVYADRDQVSVILRNLLSNALKFSFQGGTVTIGANPNHEQVAISFRDQGTGMTPKQITDLFSYRQHPEYGTNGERGTGLGLVLCKEFAQQNAGSIGVESLPGKGTSFTISLPIARSADEFEDDEI; encoded by the coding sequence ATGCTGAAGGATTTACGGCAGATTTCGTCTGATTATATTCACTATTGCTGGAATGCCATAGTAAACGTTGGGATTTATCCTGGCATGCCGTTTATTGAAGTAAGAAGAACAAAATTGCTCAACCTCCTGGCAATTCCCTGTATTCCCTTCATGCTCTACTTCTGCATACTCAACTTTTGCCAGGGACGTATTACCTTATCTGCCTTTAATCTTACTACCTCCGCCAGTGCCGGCATGTTGCTGCTCATGCACAAGTTCCGTAAATACCTCTGGGCACGCACCTGGGTAATTATGGCATGCGCCGTCATCTACGCCTTTACAGGATTTGTTTACCATAACGGCGCCGAATACTTTCTCCTGAATATCCTCATCGTTACCATCCTGGTAAATGACAATACCTGGTATATTGTAATCGTCAGCATACTGATCATACTCGTATTTGTAGGGATCGTTTATTTCCCGCAACACCTTAGCTGGGCTGATCCGGTCCCGAGACAACGTGTATGGCTGAATGTGGTGGTGTCGCTGGCATTCCCTATCGTAGGGCTCACCTTCTTCAAACGTATCCAGTCCGATTACCAGAAAGAAATGGAAGCACAGCGCCAGTCGCTGGCCAATATGAATAAAGACAAGGAAAAGCTCTTTTCTATCGTTGCCCACGATGTACGTAGCCCGCTTGCCACGCTGGAAGTCCTGCTGGACATGTTCCTGAAAGGAGAGTACCCCGAAAAAGATATGCGGGAAGCCATTGAAGTGCTCCACGAAAAGGTAGCACAGCTGGGCGGCTCGCTCGACAATGTCCTGCGCTGGAGTAGCCGCAGCATGAAGGGTATTCAGGCTTTCCCGGCCAATTTTCCGCTGGAGCCACTGGTGGTAGAAGTCCTGTATTTCTTCCGCCTGCCCGTGCTGCAGAAGAAGATTACCGTGGAGCTGCAAATACCGGACGAGCTGAAAGTATATGCCGACAGAGACCAGGTTTCTGTTATTCTCCGCAACCTGCTGAGTAATGCACTTAAATTCAGTTTCCAGGGCGGTACCGTCACTATCGGCGCTAACCCCAACCACGAACAGGTGGCTATCAGCTTCCGCGACCAGGGTACCGGCATGACACCAAAACAGATTACCGACCTGTTTTCCTACCGCCAGCACCCCGAATATGGCACCAACGGTGAACGTGGTACAGGGCTGGGATTGGTGCTGTGTAAGGAGTTTGCCCAGCAGAACGCAGGTAGCATAGGGGTGGAAAGTCTGCCCGGTAAAGGCACCAGTTTTACGATTAGTTTACCCATTGCCCGCAGTGCCGATGAATTCGAAGATGATGAAATTTAA